The Sphaerospermopsis torques-reginae ITEP-024 genome has a window encoding:
- the crcB gene encoding fluoride efflux transporter CrcB gives MLQDPNLRQALAISFGAIAGALSRYYLTLWFASRFGTSFPYGTFFINVSGCLGMGFFSTLAVEKVAIISPELRLMVATGFLGAYTTFSTYGLESLALMRGGNLLTATGYWFGSAILGVFSVQLGVIVARFCR, from the coding sequence ATGTTACAAGATCCTAATTTGCGTCAAGCGTTAGCTATTAGTTTTGGGGCGATCGCTGGTGCTTTAAGTCGTTATTATTTAACATTATGGTTTGCATCCAGATTTGGTACAAGTTTTCCCTATGGCACGTTTTTTATTAATGTTAGCGGTTGTTTAGGAATGGGATTTTTTTCAACTTTGGCAGTGGAAAAGGTAGCGATCATTTCTCCAGAATTACGTTTAATGGTGGCTACTGGTTTTTTAGGTGCTTACACAACTTTTTCTACTTATGGTTTAGAATCTCTGGCTTTAATGCGTGGTGGTAATTTATTAACTGCAACTGGTTATTGGTTTGGTAGTGCAATTTTGGGAGTTTTTAGTGTGCAGTTAGGTGTAATTGTTGCTCGGTTTTGTAGGTAA